One window of Mesotoga sp. BH458_6_3_2_1 genomic DNA carries:
- a CDS encoding metallophosphoesterase, producing the protein MKGKRILIILAIALVSIMTFGQIEVEMLPFCSSGIERMPWLHDGILYFVGTNYDIYYTTLENGEWAEPQWLPGEINTSEYEINPCVIENDGVLVMYFGRYSADTDYDFYRAVFDEEKGGWTEGTLITELSTDVKEWDIWVNSEETVVYFTSEGTFDGKEPIGGRDIWRSESIDGKWSSPENPSFLNTGGDEWSVFVAPDGSIWFDSARDDSIGGYDIYRWDPYTRSIEHTGEHINTFLDERSLWTDGQIMYFSALNRPDGAGSYDIFTLSSPQEPVAEKEPVVELVDPIAMSINDIRQKSEGRYLLLNTIVEVEGIAVVSSGLWHDSANYFALTDKSAGILIYAQGFKEPLVEKGDLVRVKGTLSTVGYTTDVNSLVIRPASPDDIEIIRKGETLPDPVIIFTDSAKSQLINLEGSSVMIFGKISAYDNETISRGFWLTGPSDRDFDNVSAGMKVKFYDYAGIDISALGDGSFVAVQGVLIQDNEGEFYVRPTIDEDIREHTENRILFLTTIARKDLLTPTEEEPETTKKEESRDLVLPENVEAVTWQLSSDNDFFSSSIAGTSNGKEVYASLYKEKGTRTKNHPPAIYEHIQGNMSSKIPFPGEAEFPYLKDNTLLFAGRILPDDQDSDWDIFSYDTSTKEIKTLTSESYDQIEPVISPKKDFLLYSERREGKWFVVKQDLSSGERTTVAENARSPTLSPTGNDLAFQQWNGKDWDIVTLNMKTGKKTGILSSSFNEFSPFWSPHGTKLAFIADYRGEVEVFIMDLFDYTITAATMDIFLTTNPFWLDESTLGFTMKTNLGWNIVKTSTSLKEKPSSESSVEEYQFIVSPRFAFPYLSDNRILEILTEESYSQERARLLSKAGSAYELSQIGENTYIIPDRIPEGLYSLEVFAENNGRLYHQLEEHSVRIGHTDDSFTVIQITDLHLDLPGKPENMLLFERLLSEIREESPDLMLITGDLSSSALAYTTDWEFIKKKVLEYCDFPVFAVPGNHDTQRSGKTSGIELWKEVFGPCYYSFQWGSWHFMGLNTADSDYGFVSGVVSEEQMKWIAEELTRIGSGKILLFAHHNFYDDRWIFFEETALRREMLELFSTSSVALALFGHRHSDAIDYSLNTLAVTTKRAVETDGTLAYRRIVVKEGQIVELVEVEPKSSVFF; encoded by the coding sequence GCATTCTGTATTTCGTAGGGACAAACTACGATATTTACTACACAACACTTGAAAACGGAGAATGGGCAGAACCACAGTGGCTTCCAGGAGAAATCAACACGTCTGAGTACGAGATCAATCCCTGTGTGATAGAAAATGATGGAGTGTTGGTTATGTATTTTGGTAGATACTCGGCTGACACCGACTATGATTTCTACAGAGCGGTATTCGATGAAGAGAAGGGTGGCTGGACAGAAGGTACTCTAATAACTGAACTCAGCACGGACGTAAAAGAGTGGGATATCTGGGTGAATTCGGAAGAGACCGTAGTATATTTCACTTCGGAAGGCACTTTTGACGGAAAGGAACCTATCGGAGGAAGAGATATCTGGAGATCTGAATCAATCGACGGGAAATGGTCGTCGCCGGAGAATCCCAGCTTCCTTAACACCGGCGGCGATGAATGGTCGGTATTCGTTGCTCCTGATGGCTCCATATGGTTTGATTCGGCAAGGGATGACTCTATTGGAGGATATGACATTTATCGCTGGGATCCTTACACCAGGAGTATCGAGCACACCGGAGAACATATCAACACATTTCTCGACGAAAGAAGTCTTTGGACCGACGGACAGATAATGTACTTCTCGGCATTGAACAGACCCGATGGAGCAGGAAGCTACGACATCTTCACATTGTCATCTCCTCAGGAACCGGTAGCTGAGAAAGAACCAGTGGTCGAACTCGTAGACCCAATAGCCATGTCTATCAATGATATTCGACAGAAATCCGAAGGCAGGTACTTGCTTCTAAACACCATCGTTGAGGTTGAAGGAATAGCGGTTGTAAGCTCAGGCCTCTGGCACGACTCGGCGAATTACTTCGCCCTAACAGACAAGAGCGCAGGCATTCTCATCTATGCTCAAGGTTTCAAGGAGCCGCTCGTAGAGAAAGGCGATCTTGTACGGGTGAAAGGTACTCTCTCCACGGTTGGATATACAACAGATGTAAACAGCCTTGTCATAAGACCGGCCTCTCCCGATGACATTGAGATAATCAGGAAGGGAGAGACATTGCCCGATCCTGTGATCATCTTTACAGATTCTGCAAAGAGCCAGCTCATAAACCTTGAAGGTTCTTCGGTAATGATTTTCGGGAAGATAAGCGCTTACGACAACGAAACAATTTCCAGGGGTTTCTGGCTGACTGGACCTTCAGACCGTGATTTTGACAACGTATCGGCTGGAATGAAAGTGAAGTTCTATGACTATGCCGGCATAGACATATCTGCTCTAGGCGATGGAAGCTTCGTTGCAGTACAGGGAGTCCTGATCCAGGATAATGAAGGGGAGTTCTATGTCAGACCCACCATCGACGAAGACATTCGAGAGCACACAGAAAACAGGATCTTGTTCTTAACTACAATTGCAAGAAAGGACCTGCTCACTCCGACAGAGGAAGAACCTGAAACCACAAAGAAAGAAGAGTCGAGAGATCTCGTACTCCCTGAGAATGTGGAAGCCGTCACTTGGCAGCTATCGTCCGACAACGATTTCTTTTCTTCGAGCATTGCTGGAACGTCAAATGGAAAAGAAGTCTATGCCAGTCTTTACAAGGAAAAGGGAACAAGAACCAAAAACCATCCACCTGCAATCTATGAGCACATTCAGGGAAACATGTCAAGCAAGATACCCTTTCCGGGGGAAGCCGAATTTCCCTACCTCAAGGACAATACGCTGCTCTTTGCAGGAAGAATTCTGCCTGATGATCAAGACAGTGACTGGGATATATTTTCGTATGACACGTCAACAAAAGAGATAAAGACTCTGACATCGGAATCATATGACCAGATTGAACCCGTAATCTCTCCCAAGAAGGACTTCTTGCTTTACTCGGAAAGAAGAGAAGGCAAATGGTTTGTTGTGAAACAGGATTTGTCGTCCGGTGAGAGGACGACTGTCGCTGAGAATGCGAGGTCACCTACATTATCCCCTACAGGAAACGATCTTGCTTTCCAGCAATGGAACGGAAAAGACTGGGACATAGTGACCCTGAACATGAAAACCGGCAAGAAGACTGGGATTCTAAGCAGCTCATTCAATGAGTTTTCTCCCTTTTGGTCGCCTCACGGCACAAAGCTTGCATTTATTGCCGATTACAGAGGAGAAGTAGAAGTGTTTATCATGGATCTCTTCGACTACACGATTACTGCAGCAACGATGGATATCTTCTTAACCACAAATCCATTCTGGCTCGATGAAAGCACATTGGGTTTCACAATGAAGACAAATCTTGGATGGAATATCGTTAAGACAAGCACCTCGCTGAAGGAAAAGCCTTCGTCTGAGAGTTCAGTTGAGGAATACCAATTCATTGTCTCTCCGAGATTTGCTTTCCCCTATCTAAGTGACAATCGCATCCTTGAAATACTAACAGAAGAAAGCTATTCACAAGAAAGAGCAAGACTGCTTAGCAAAGCCGGAAGCGCATATGAGTTGTCACAAATCGGTGAAAACACCTACATTATCCCGGATCGCATTCCCGAAGGCCTTTATTCGCTTGAGGTTTTCGCAGAGAACAACGGTCGTCTATACCATCAGCTGGAAGAACACTCCGTTCGAATCGGACACACGGATGACTCCTTCACAGTCATTCAGATTACTGACCTCCATCTCGATCTGCCGGGTAAACCCGAGAATATGCTCCTGTTCGAAAGACTTCTTAGTGAGATTCGTGAAGAAAGCCCCGATCTGATGCTAATAACAGGCGATCTTTCTAGCTCTGCCCTTGCATATACAACTGACTGGGAATTCATAAAGAAGAAGGTTCTTGAATACTGTGACTTTCCCGTATTTGCTGTGCCAGGGAATCACGATACTCAAAGATCCGGGAAGACTAGCGGGATCGAACTGTGGAAAGAGGTCTTTGGTCCTTGTTACTACAGCTTTCAATGGGGTTCCTGGCACTTCATGGGTCTAAATACGGCCGATTCAGATTACGGATTTGTGAGCGGCGTAGTTTCCGAAGAACAGATGAAATGGATAGCCGAAGAACTGACCAGAATTGGCTCTGGAAAGATCCTTCTTTTCGCCCATCACAACTTCTACGATGATCGATGGATCTTCTTCGAAGAAACTGCCCTGCGAAGAGAGATGCTAGAACTTTTCAGCACTAGCAGCGTCGCGCTGGCTCTTTTTGGTCATAGACATAGCGATGCGATAGACTATTCACTTAATACACTTGCCGTTACGACGAAGAGGGCAGTGGAAACTGACGGCACACTTGCGTACAGAAGAATAGTGGTGAAGGAAGGCCAAATCGTAGAACTGGTTGAAGTTGAGCCGAAGAGCTCGGTATTTTTCTAG
- a CDS encoding metallophosphoesterase — MHGFRVRFVLTLVLMIALSVVGSASLVREIEPLPLWEKESTHEAYRIVVISDLHLGVDDSFSETVKNKDLIAEFLERLVISDIDELVVAGDMLDEWFVPISYEPHNDLGAFFEQVAENNALIVAAFKKIIQSGIVVAYVPGNHDLLLDEETLTNLIPGIVQARDVDGLGTYRTGVRSEIVIEHGHRYDSFCAPDTLSNKEITGDYPSFLPPGYFFTRIASTSVAEGKSAPQKEFPKIEAPSKEDVDQVNAYTYYSVWLWAMTTFPIKAEFDEKAIYVGVNGYDNNFSLSDLMPTVQDDGSISAVLYANAQRRWDEVQQNNRVASKNPYSEATVGAVDHTFFDKQAVKQYFDLDPTVDVVVFGHSHVPVIDRYVEGYDKEKVYANSGTWIDENLIGLERCFVVIESGEQLTEVRLMEYHADGTISNTEEK, encoded by the coding sequence ATGCATGGATTTAGAGTGAGATTCGTTTTGACACTAGTTCTAATGATTGCTTTGTCTGTGGTGGGATCTGCAAGTCTTGTAAGAGAAATCGAACCGCTGCCTTTATGGGAAAAGGAATCCACTCATGAAGCCTACAGGATAGTTGTTATCAGTGATCTTCATCTAGGAGTCGATGACAGTTTTTCCGAAACTGTGAAAAACAAAGACCTTATCGCTGAGTTCCTCGAACGACTAGTGATAAGCGACATAGACGAGCTTGTTGTTGCAGGAGACATGTTAGACGAGTGGTTCGTTCCGATATCGTATGAGCCCCATAACGATTTGGGAGCTTTCTTCGAACAGGTTGCGGAAAACAACGCTTTGATTGTTGCAGCATTCAAAAAGATTATTCAAAGCGGCATTGTTGTTGCGTATGTTCCGGGCAATCACGACCTTCTCTTGGACGAAGAAACACTTACCAATTTGATCCCAGGGATTGTCCAGGCTCGCGATGTTGACGGTCTGGGAACTTATCGCACGGGTGTGCGCTCCGAGATTGTCATTGAGCACGGCCATCGTTATGACTCTTTCTGCGCACCCGATACATTGTCCAACAAAGAAATAACCGGCGATTATCCCTCGTTTTTGCCTCCTGGTTATTTCTTCACACGAATTGCATCTACATCCGTTGCGGAAGGCAAATCAGCACCTCAGAAGGAGTTCCCTAAGATTGAAGCTCCCTCAAAAGAAGATGTGGATCAGGTTAATGCCTACACGTATTACAGTGTATGGCTGTGGGCAATGACAACCTTCCCCATCAAAGCTGAATTCGATGAAAAAGCCATTTACGTCGGTGTAAATGGATACGACAACAATTTTTCTCTGAGCGATTTGATGCCTACAGTCCAGGACGATGGTTCGATAAGCGCCGTGTTATACGCTAACGCTCAAAGACGTTGGGACGAAGTTCAGCAGAACAATAGAGTGGCCAGTAAGAACCCTTATTCCGAAGCAACTGTGGGTGCAGTTGACCATACTTTCTTTGATAAACAGGCTGTTAAGCAGTATTTTGATCTGGATCCGACCGTTGATGTGGTTGTTTTCGGGCATTCGCACGTACCTGTCATAGATCGATATGTAGAAGGTTATGACAAAGAAAAAGTATACGCCAACAGCGGTACCTGGATTGACGAAAATCTGATTGGTCTAGAAAGGTGCTTTGTGGTTATCGAATCTGGCGAGCAGCTCACAGAGGTTCGCCTGATGGAGTACCATGCAGATGGAACCATAAGCAATACCGAAGAGAAATAA
- a CDS encoding NAD-dependent epimerase/dehydratase family protein, which yields MILVTGASGHVGNVLVRELVNRGEKIRAIVLPGEDVSMFKLDRVEILRGDIRDRDFVIKACEGIETVYHLAALISIMPTMKKQVRSVNVGGTENVIHACKVKHVGKLIYTSSIHAFTELEPGSVIDENVSFNPARTSGVYGKSKAEAVLNVLTAAREGLNAVVLCPTGIIGPFDYKLSEMGNMIRLFATGKLRVGIEGSFDFVDVRDVVRSEIEASIKAKAGEVYILGGEVISIRELTDILHQLTGRKKVDAFLKSTTAYVLSAMSTLYYMISKTKAAFTPYTVHTLTRNYRYSHEKASRILGHCPRKVSESLKDAVEWLSGYGIIRLQSKLNSAGPL from the coding sequence ATGATTCTTGTAACTGGTGCGAGCGGTCACGTCGGTAACGTCCTAGTCAGAGAGTTAGTTAATAGGGGCGAGAAAATAAGGGCAATTGTCCTGCCCGGAGAAGATGTCTCTATGTTCAAACTAGATAGAGTAGAGATACTTCGCGGCGATATTAGGGACAGGGATTTCGTGATCAAAGCCTGTGAAGGAATAGAGACCGTCTATCATCTGGCAGCATTAATTTCCATAATGCCAACCATGAAAAAGCAAGTGAGGAGTGTCAACGTAGGCGGTACGGAGAACGTTATCCATGCCTGCAAGGTTAAGCATGTGGGAAAGTTAATCTACACGAGCTCCATCCACGCCTTTACCGAGCTAGAACCGGGAAGCGTGATAGATGAGAACGTCTCGTTCAACCCGGCTCGAACAAGCGGTGTCTACGGGAAATCCAAGGCGGAAGCTGTGCTAAACGTCCTCACGGCAGCAAGAGAAGGGCTGAACGCCGTCGTACTTTGCCCGACTGGCATCATTGGTCCTTTCGATTACAAACTTTCCGAAATGGGAAACATGATAAGGCTCTTCGCAACAGGCAAGTTGAGAGTAGGAATCGAGGGGTCTTTCGATTTCGTAGATGTGCGAGATGTAGTGAGATCGGAGATAGAAGCCTCGATAAAGGCCAAGGCCGGAGAGGTCTACATTCTCGGCGGCGAAGTGATCTCTATCCGTGAGCTGACCGACATACTTCATCAGTTAACCGGTCGAAAGAAAGTAGATGCTTTCCTGAAGAGCACCACAGCTTACGTACTTTCGGCCATGTCGACACTATACTATATGATCTCGAAGACGAAAGCTGCTTTCACTCCCTACACAGTTCACACGCTCACCAGAAATTACAGGTACTCTCATGAGAAGGCTTCAAGAATTCTAGGTCACTGTCCGCGAAAAGTATCAGAGTCTTTGAAGGACGCTGTCGAGTGGTTATCAGGATATGGGATCATCAGACTGCAGTCAAAGCTGAACTCTGCAGGACCGTTGTAG
- a CDS encoding MarR family winged helix-turn-helix transcriptional regulator, giving the protein MTMEGNEISPEKILETVFDLIRNFTKFFSFSIEAEEMKTIELYILLYVALKGPESMSSLAKEYSMTKSNITVLVDDMERKGLLARIRSEEDRRVIMITLTDSGKSFFESFLGNFSKLISTFIRNVGSEDLAIITDGFERITSIVVDEKFIDSGGKN; this is encoded by the coding sequence ATGACTATGGAAGGCAATGAAATCAGTCCGGAAAAGATTCTGGAAACGGTATTCGATCTGATCCGGAACTTCACCAAGTTCTTCTCATTCAGCATAGAAGCCGAAGAGATGAAGACAATAGAGCTTTACATCTTGTTATATGTTGCACTCAAAGGTCCAGAGAGCATGTCCTCGCTGGCAAAGGAATACTCAATGACGAAGAGCAATATCACCGTTCTTGTGGACGACATGGAGAGAAAGGGGTTGCTTGCCCGCATTCGTTCAGAAGAAGATAGAAGAGTAATCATGATAACCCTTACAGATAGCGGCAAGAGCTTTTTCGAGAGTTTTTTGGGCAACTTCTCGAAGTTGATCTCAACGTTCATTAGAAACGTTGGAAGCGAAGATCTCGCGATCATCACCGATGGTTTCGAGAGAATTACTAGCATAGTTGTCGATGAGAAATTCATCGACTCCGGTGGCAAGAACTGA